The following are from one region of the Fibrobacter sp. genome:
- a CDS encoding DUF3467 domain-containing protein, whose amino-acid sequence MNEKKENKAANSLPEVVWNDGNMKSLYVNATNVVGGREEIMMLLGLNQAWNMNQGKVNVEIAERVVMTPYTAKRLAIMLGATLNAYEAKFGKIDIGMQAAAPAEKPKKA is encoded by the coding sequence ATGAACGAAAAAAAAGAAAATAAAGCAGCCAACTCCCTTCCAGAAGTTGTCTGGAACGACGGCAACATGAAAAGCCTTTACGTGAACGCAACGAACGTCGTGGGCGGCCGTGAAGAAATCATGATGCTTCTGGGCTTGAATCAGGCCTGGAACATGAACCAGGGCAAGGTGAACGTGGAAATAGCCGAGCGCGTGGTGATGACCCCGTACACGGCCAAGCGCCTCGCCATCATGCTTGGGGCCACCTTGAATGCCTACGAAGCGAAATTCGGAAAGATTGACATCGGCATGCAGGCTGCCGCCCCTGCCGAAAAGCCGAAGAAGGCTTAA